A stretch of the Duncaniella dubosii genome encodes the following:
- a CDS encoding NADH-quinone oxidoreductase subunit N, whose product MDYSQFLALKQEIGLLIVFLLVFLYDTFASPKGTKAVPMIACALMAVVTAWGFCPVVRLTESAFSGMYFTSPTIVAIKNILNVGVLIVLIQSVKWANSEFTAIRRGEFYELILLTLLGMYLMISSRHFLMFIIGLETASLPLCALVAFDKHRYESHEAAIKYVLTAVFSSAILLMGLSFVYGIAGTLYYQGIASALYGNMGVMLAVALAFVMAGFGFKISLVPFHLWTADVYQGAPTSVTSYLSVISKGSAAFAFLVVLTQVFGAVYEVAWEWMLYALIILTITVGNLFAMRQHNMKRFLAFSSISQAGYIMLAIIGDNAMGVSALMFYTLVYIFSNLAAFGVIGAIENATGKLDMSDYNGLYKTNPRLAVTMMLAMFSLAGIPPFAGFFSKFFVFTSTLNGTGSTALYVLVLIALINTIISLYYYLLVVKAMFINDSETPIATFRSACSERLGMWICVAGIIGLGIVSYFYDYLLTVVA is encoded by the coding sequence ATGGATTACTCACAGTTTTTAGCATTAAAGCAGGAAATAGGATTGTTAATCGTATTCCTATTAGTCTTCCTTTACGATACGTTTGCATCGCCCAAGGGAACCAAGGCCGTGCCAATGATTGCATGTGCGCTCATGGCCGTGGTGACCGCATGGGGATTCTGCCCGGTTGTCAGGCTCACCGAGTCGGCTTTTTCGGGCATGTATTTCACATCGCCTACAATTGTTGCCATTAAGAATATCCTCAATGTAGGTGTGCTCATCGTCCTTATCCAGTCAGTCAAATGGGCTAACTCCGAGTTTACCGCCATCCGTCGCGGTGAATTCTACGAATTGATTCTGCTCACTCTTCTGGGCATGTACCTGATGATTTCAAGCCGTCATTTCCTGATGTTCATCATCGGTCTTGAGACAGCATCGCTTCCTCTCTGCGCCCTTGTCGCTTTCGACAAGCACCGCTACGAGAGCCATGAGGCAGCCATCAAATATGTCCTTACGGCAGTCTTCTCTTCTGCCATCCTTCTGATGGGTCTGTCGTTCGTCTACGGCATCGCCGGAACGCTCTACTATCAGGGCATCGCATCGGCTCTCTATGGCAATATGGGTGTCATGCTTGCAGTAGCCCTCGCTTTTGTCATGGCAGGTTTCGGTTTCAAGATTTCTCTTGTTCCTTTCCATCTCTGGACTGCCGATGTCTATCAGGGCGCTCCCACTTCCGTCACCTCTTATCTTTCGGTCATCTCAAAAGGCTCAGCCGCTTTCGCCTTTCTCGTGGTTCTCACTCAGGTATTCGGGGCAGTCTATGAAGTGGCTTGGGAATGGATGCTCTATGCGCTCATCATTCTCACCATTACTGTCGGTAACCTCTTCGCGATGCGCCAGCACAACATGAAGCGCTTCCTTGCCTTCTCGTCAATCTCGCAGGCCGGCTATATCATGCTTGCGATCATCGGCGACAATGCAATGGGTGTATCGGCCCTCATGTTCTACACTCTGGTCTACATCTTCTCAAACCTTGCCGCTTTCGGTGTGATCGGTGCTATCGAGAATGCTACCGGCAAGCTTGACATGAGTGACTATAACGGACTTTACAAGACCAATCCCCGCCTTGCGGTGACAATGATGCTTGCGATGTTCTCGCTTGCCGGCATCCCGCCCTTCGCCGGATTCTTCAGCAAGTTCTTCGTGTTCACATCGACCCTTAACGGCACAGGCTCGACCGCTCTCTACGTCCTTGTGCTCATCGCCCTTATCAACACTATCATCTCCCTCTACTACTACCTCCTCGTTGTAAAGGCAATGTTTATCAATGACAGCGAAACACCCATCGCCACTTTCCGTTCGGCATGCTCCGAGCGTCTTGGCATGTGGATTTGCGTGGCAGGCATAATCGGTCTCGGTATCGTAAGCTACTTCTACGACTACCTGCTGACCGTTGTCGCATGA
- a CDS encoding complex I subunit 4 family protein, producing the protein MFSNILIYFVVIPLVMMLGLALCRNIKQIRAVAVTGSVALTALSVWLLVDYLALRAAGATEPMLWVDSWQWFAPLNINLAVGVDGISIAMLILTGIILITGSFASWEIPQPKEFFLWLILLSTGVYGFFISIDLFTMFMFYEVALIPMYLLIGVWGSGNKNYSAMKLTLMLMGGSAFLMLGLIGIYYHSAPEGMPLTWNILQIAEYDAISHGWQKFLFPMTFVGFGVLGAMFPFHTWSPDGHASAPTAVSMLHAGVLMKLGGYGCFRVAIFLMPHAANELAWIFLILTGISVVYGAFSACVQNDLKYINAYSSVSHCGLVLFAILMLNTTAMTGAIMQMLSHGLMTALFFALIGMIYGRTHTRDIREMGGMMQILPYLSVCYVIAGMASLGLPGLSGFVAEMTIFVGSFEHTDLFHRVFVIVACSSIVTTAVYILRVVGKLLYGPVYDQHHMTLTDAKWWERVATASLIVSVACIGFFPNFFIDLIKFTFSPEIFTVIGLN; encoded by the coding sequence ATGTTTTCAAATATATTAATTTACTTTGTGGTGATACCCCTCGTCATGATGCTGGGGCTCGCCCTCTGCCGGAACATCAAGCAGATTCGTGCAGTGGCCGTCACGGGCTCGGTCGCACTGACTGCTCTCTCCGTCTGGCTTCTTGTCGACTATCTCGCCCTCCGCGCCGCCGGTGCTACCGAACCCATGCTCTGGGTTGACTCGTGGCAGTGGTTCGCACCGCTCAACATCAACCTTGCGGTGGGTGTCGACGGCATTTCGATCGCCATGCTTATCCTGACCGGTATTATCCTTATAACCGGTAGCTTCGCTTCGTGGGAAATTCCCCAGCCCAAGGAATTCTTCCTCTGGCTGATTCTCCTCTCGACAGGTGTCTATGGCTTCTTCATCTCAATCGACCTTTTCACCATGTTCATGTTCTATGAGGTCGCACTCATCCCGATGTACCTTCTCATCGGTGTCTGGGGCAGCGGAAACAAGAACTACTCGGCCATGAAGCTCACGCTCATGCTCATGGGCGGTTCTGCCTTCCTCATGCTTGGTCTCATCGGCATCTACTACCATTCAGCTCCCGAAGGCATGCCCCTCACATGGAACATCCTTCAGATTGCCGAATATGACGCGATCAGCCACGGCTGGCAGAAGTTCCTCTTCCCGATGACCTTCGTCGGCTTCGGTGTCCTTGGCGCTATGTTTCCCTTCCACACTTGGTCGCCCGACGGTCACGCTTCAGCCCCCACGGCAGTGTCGATGCTACACGCAGGTGTGCTCATGAAGCTTGGTGGCTACGGCTGCTTCCGTGTCGCAATCTTCCTCATGCCTCATGCCGCAAACGAACTCGCTTGGATCTTCCTTATCCTCACAGGTATCTCGGTTGTCTACGGTGCGTTCAGCGCATGTGTCCAGAATGACCTCAAATACATCAATGCCTACTCGTCCGTTTCTCACTGCGGTCTGGTGCTCTTCGCAATCCTTATGCTCAACACCACCGCGATGACCGGTGCGATTATGCAGATGCTCTCTCACGGTCTCATGACAGCCCTCTTCTTCGCCCTTATCGGTATGATCTACGGACGTACCCACACTCGCGACATCCGTGAGATGGGCGGTATGATGCAGATTCTTCCCTATCTCTCGGTCTGCTACGTCATTGCCGGTATGGCTTCGCTCGGTCTTCCGGGTCTCTCGGGCTTCGTTGCCGAAATGACTATTTTCGTCGGATCGTTCGAGCACACCGACCTCTTCCACCGCGTATTCGTCATCGTGGCATGCAGCTCTATCGTGACAACCGCCGTCTACATTCTCCGTGTTGTCGGCAAGCTTCTCTACGGCCCTGTCTATGACCAGCACCACATGACACTCACCGATGCCAAGTGGTGGGAACGCGTCGCTACAGCCTCGCTCATCGTGAGCGTCGCCTGCATCGGCTTCTTCCCCAACTTCTTCATCGACCTTATCAAGTTTACTTTCAGCCCCGAAATCTTTACCGTAATAGGTCTGAACTAA
- the nuoL gene encoding NADH-quinone oxidoreductase subunit L has product MDITIPILILAIPFFMFLVLGLGGVKMSHKLAGVLGTLGMGTVLVLSYYTAFTYYFSGSPEFIDGTNRLQYVVFNQTWLQFTPNLAIKLGFLLDPISALMLIVIPTISFMVHIYSLGYMHGEKGFQRYYAFLSLFSFSMLGLVVATNIFQMYIFWELVGASSFLLIGFFYTLPSAISACKKAFIVTRFADLGFLIGILILSFYTQQLDFLPMTQNPQGVLSCFGGATFMGASVLTWALVLIFTGGMGKSAMLPLHIWLPDAMEGPTPVSALIHAATMVVAGVYLVARLFPLYMLEDAALMFVTVVGAATAFYAAMVACAQIDIKRILAFSTISQIAFMMVSLGVASRNNVAIHEGLGYMASMFHLFTHAMFKALLFLGAGSLIHAVHSNNYTSMGGLRKYMPITHITFLVGCLAIAGIPPFAGFWSKDEILVACFANHTFWGIWMTLIAGMTAFYMFRMYYLVFWWNNPDYAKEHHGHMPHDPGMAMTFPLIFLAIVSTVCGLVPFGEFVTFDGHEYHIHLNIPIACLSVAVACCGIFLARWMYIRENDKPKRLADSCRWLWTTAHRRFYWDEIYLFITRRIIFDGICKPIAWFDRHIIDGTMDGFAFVTNKASVAIKGLQSGKVQMYIWWYLIGAVILGLIVAICVL; this is encoded by the coding sequence ATGGATATTACAATACCTATTCTGATATTGGCCATTCCTTTCTTCATGTTCCTCGTTCTGGGACTTGGAGGCGTAAAAATGAGCCACAAACTCGCCGGTGTCCTCGGCACACTCGGCATGGGAACCGTGTTGGTCTTGTCCTATTACACGGCGTTCACCTATTATTTCTCCGGAAGCCCTGAATTCATTGACGGCACCAACCGTCTTCAATATGTGGTCTTCAACCAGACTTGGCTGCAGTTCACACCCAATCTTGCAATCAAGCTCGGTTTCCTCCTTGATCCGATTTCAGCCCTGATGCTTATTGTCATCCCGACAATTTCATTCATGGTCCACATCTATTCGCTCGGATATATGCACGGAGAGAAAGGCTTCCAGCGCTACTATGCTTTCCTTTCGCTCTTCAGCTTCTCGATGCTCGGTCTTGTAGTGGCCACAAACATTTTCCAGATGTACATCTTCTGGGAGCTTGTGGGTGCTTCTTCATTCCTTCTTATCGGTTTCTTCTACACACTTCCTTCGGCCATCTCGGCTTGTAAGAAGGCGTTTATCGTCACCCGTTTCGCCGACCTCGGTTTCCTCATCGGTATTCTCATCCTGTCGTTCTACACCCAGCAGCTCGACTTCCTTCCGATGACTCAGAATCCTCAGGGAGTTCTCTCATGCTTCGGTGGAGCTACTTTCATGGGCGCTTCGGTTCTCACTTGGGCTCTCGTGCTCATTTTCACAGGCGGTATGGGTAAATCGGCCATGCTTCCTCTCCACATCTGGCTTCCCGACGCGATGGAAGGCCCGACCCCTGTTTCGGCTCTTATCCACGCTGCGACAATGGTGGTTGCAGGTGTATATCTCGTCGCACGTCTTTTCCCGCTCTACATGCTTGAGGACGCAGCCCTCATGTTTGTGACTGTCGTCGGAGCTGCCACTGCCTTCTATGCCGCAATGGTAGCCTGCGCACAGATCGACATCAAGCGTATCCTTGCCTTCTCGACTATTTCGCAGATTGCGTTCATGATGGTTTCGCTTGGTGTTGCCTCTCGCAACAACGTCGCTATCCACGAAGGCCTCGGATACATGGCATCCATGTTCCACCTCTTCACCCACGCGATGTTCAAGGCGCTCCTCTTCCTCGGCGCAGGTTCGCTCATCCATGCGGTTCACTCCAACAACTACACATCTATGGGCGGTCTCCGCAAATACATGCCCATCACCCATATCACCTTCCTTGTAGGCTGTCTCGCCATTGCCGGTATTCCTCCGTTCGCAGGATTCTGGTCGAAGGACGAAATCCTTGTGGCCTGCTTCGCAAACCACACTTTCTGGGGTATCTGGATGACACTCATTGCAGGTATGACCGCATTCTACATGTTCCGTATGTACTACCTCGTGTTCTGGTGGAACAATCCTGACTATGCCAAGGAACATCACGGCCACATGCCCCATGACCCGGGTATGGCAATGACATTCCCGCTCATATTCCTCGCCATCGTTTCGACTGTCTGCGGTCTCGTGCCCTTCGGTGAGTTCGTCACCTTCGACGGTCATGAGTACCATATCCACCTCAACATTCCTATCGCCTGCCTTTCTGTTGCAGTGGCTTGTTGTGGAATCTTCCTTGCACGCTGGATGTATATCCGCGAGAACGACAAGCCCAAGCGTCTTGCCGATTCCTGCCGCTGGCTCTGGACTACCGCTCACCGTCGTTTCTACTGGGATGAAATCTATCTCTTCATCACCCGTCGCATCATTTTCGACGGTATCTGCAAGCCCATCGCATGGTTTGACCGTCATATAATCGACGGAACTATGGACGGTTTCGCCTTCGTCACCAACAAGGCTTCCGTCGCCATCAAGGGTCTTCAGAGCGGAAAGGTACAGATGTATATATGGTGGTATCTTATCGGAGCTGTCATCCTTGGTCTCATCGTCGCGATATGTGTACTCTGA
- the nuoK gene encoding NADH-quinone oxidoreductase subunit NuoK has protein sequence MDITLIWYLVPALVMFCCGVYGFLTRRNMIAMLISLELMLNAVDINFVVFNRYLFPSSMEGWMFTLFGIAIAAAETALAIAIIINLFRVSKNIDVRDATKMKN, from the coding sequence ATGGATATTACTTTGATTTGGTATCTCGTTCCGGCTCTCGTGATGTTCTGCTGCGGTGTCTACGGCTTTCTTACCCGCCGCAACATGATTGCCATGCTTATCTCGCTTGAGCTGATGCTCAACGCGGTCGACATCAACTTCGTGGTTTTCAACCGCTATCTCTTCCCCTCTTCGATGGAAGGATGGATGTTTACCCTTTTCGGCATCGCTATCGCCGCTGCCGAGACCGCGCTCGCAATCGCGATAATCATCAACCTCTTCAGGGTCAGCAAAAACATTGACGTCCGCGACGCAACTAAAATGAAAAATTAA
- a CDS encoding NADH-quinone oxidoreductase subunit J family protein codes for MESVGSTICYWIIALAIVIFSVLTVTTRKILRAATYLLFVLFATAALYFKLDYEFLGAVQIAVYAGGIVVLFVFAILLTTHPGDNSEQLASRKKLLGLVGAIGAAGACGWALCSRCADIFKPLPAMSNPTMHRIGEAMLGTGYEQYLLPFEAVSVLLLACIIGGVVIARKR; via the coding sequence ATGGAATCAGTAGGAAGTACAATTTGTTACTGGATAATCGCGCTTGCGATTGTCATCTTCTCGGTACTGACTGTCACCACGCGCAAGATTCTGCGTGCGGCCACATATCTGCTTTTCGTGCTCTTTGCAACTGCCGCCCTTTATTTCAAACTTGACTACGAGTTTCTGGGTGCGGTACAGATTGCTGTCTACGCCGGCGGTATCGTGGTGCTTTTCGTGTTTGCAATCCTGCTTACGACACATCCCGGTGACAACAGTGAACAGTTAGCTTCAAGGAAGAAATTACTTGGTCTGGTCGGCGCTATCGGAGCCGCCGGCGCATGTGGCTGGGCGCTTTGCTCACGCTGTGCCGACATCTTCAAGCCCCTCCCTGCAATGTCAAATCCCACCATGCACCGCATCGGTGAGGCAATGCTCGGAACAGGCTACGAACAGTATCTTCTCCCCTTCGAGGCTGTCAGTGTGTTATTACTCGCATGTATAATCGGTGGCGTGGTAATCGCCCGTAAACGCTAA
- a CDS encoding 4Fe-4S binding protein, giving the protein MGSVKEYFSNLGSGIASLIKGMQVTGKEFVTPKITEEYPDNRDNLPVADRFRAVLTLKYDDQGDHKCIACGTCERVCPNGTISLGIKTVDTWDGKKKKKLDKYMYDLGSCTFCQLCVTNCPTDALEFSNDFEQAVFTRGKLLRKLNYLPEKEEPQPTPEEIARMKAEKEAKIAAAKAAAEAKKAAAAAKPAADAAPKAAPAPAANDAAAKALAAAAGDPEKEAKIRAALEKAAALKAKREAGNAN; this is encoded by the coding sequence ATGGGAAGTGTAAAAGAGTATTTCTCAAATCTTGGCTCCGGCATTGCAAGTCTTATAAAAGGCATGCAGGTGACCGGTAAGGAATTTGTCACCCCCAAAATTACCGAAGAGTATCCCGACAACCGCGACAATCTCCCCGTTGCAGACCGCTTCAGGGCTGTCCTGACCCTCAAGTATGACGATCAGGGCGACCATAAGTGTATCGCCTGTGGAACTTGTGAGCGCGTATGTCCCAACGGAACAATCTCTCTCGGTATCAAAACCGTCGATACTTGGGACGGAAAGAAGAAAAAGAAGCTCGACAAGTACATGTATGACCTCGGAAGCTGCACGTTCTGTCAGCTATGTGTGACAAACTGTCCCACAGACGCCCTTGAGTTCAGCAATGACTTCGAGCAGGCAGTATTTACCCGTGGAAAGCTTCTCAGAAAGCTCAACTATCTTCCTGAAAAGGAAGAGCCGCAGCCTACTCCTGAGGAGATTGCCCGCATGAAGGCTGAAAAAGAGGCCAAGATTGCTGCCGCCAAGGCCGCCGCAGAAGCCAAGAAAGCAGCCGCAGCCGCAAAGCCCGCCGCTGACGCTGCTCCAAAGGCAGCTCCCGCCCCGGCGGCCAACGATGCCGCTGCCAAGGCTCTCGCTGCTGCAGCCGGCGATCCTGAGAAGGAAGCCAAAATCCGTGCTGCTCTCGAAAAGGCCGCTGCCCTCAAGGCCAAACGTGAGGCCGGTAACGCCAATTAA
- the atpG gene encoding ATP synthase F1 subunit gamma — MATLRELKGRIGSVASSEKITGAMKMISSAKMHRAESDLRRLLPFRQQIENIIGNLLTADAEFSSPLTDERDVNSIAVAVFGSDDGLCGAYNINLFKELLAVLRGYREKFGAGVRVTVIPVGRKMVKATSKLNLPGVSVEPASGVDSKSGGDLVKDFTRHLESRFLSGEFDRVDLLYMNFQSVSRQRPKCDSLLPVSSETFSGEGVKAVCRPCIFEPDAATIFVSVLPMFLLAVMQEVFTENRASEQAARIMAMQSANDNAKKLLEQLRLEYNKLRQQSITTELLDIVGGQVRDS; from the coding sequence ATGGCTACACTTCGCGAACTTAAAGGACGCATCGGCTCGGTGGCCTCAAGTGAGAAAATCACCGGAGCCATGAAGATGATTTCTTCGGCCAAGATGCACCGTGCCGAAAGTGATCTTCGCCGTCTCCTCCCTTTCAGACAGCAGATAGAGAACATTATCGGCAATCTCCTTACGGCCGATGCCGAGTTCTCGTCGCCTCTAACAGATGAGCGCGATGTCAATTCGATCGCAGTAGCCGTGTTTGGTTCTGACGACGGTCTGTGTGGCGCTTACAACATCAATCTCTTCAAGGAACTCCTTGCAGTCCTCCGTGGTTACCGCGAGAAGTTCGGAGCAGGAGTGCGGGTGACGGTCATCCCGGTCGGCCGTAAGATGGTCAAGGCGACCTCTAAACTCAATCTTCCCGGAGTCAGCGTCGAGCCGGCCTCGGGAGTCGACTCAAAGTCTGGCGGCGATCTCGTCAAGGACTTCACCCGCCATCTTGAGAGCCGTTTCCTTTCAGGAGAGTTCGACCGTGTGGATCTTCTCTACATGAACTTCCAGTCAGTAAGCCGCCAGAGGCCCAAATGCGATTCATTGCTCCCCGTCAGCTCCGAAACATTCTCTGGCGAAGGTGTGAAAGCCGTCTGCCGCCCATGCATATTCGAGCCTGATGCAGCGACCATCTTTGTCTCGGTCCTCCCGATGTTCCTCCTTGCGGTCATGCAGGAGGTGTTCACCGAAAACCGTGCCTCGGAGCAGGCTGCCCGTATCATGGCTATGCAGAGTGCGAATGACAACGCGAAGAAACTCCTCGAACAGCTCCGCCTCGAATACAACAAACTGCGTCAGCAGAGCATCACGACCGAACTCCTCGACATTGTCGGCGGTCAGGTCAGAGACAGTTGA
- the atpA gene encoding F0F1 ATP synthase subunit alpha, translating into MINPSEISQVLKQQLENINSKVSFEETGVVLEVGDGVAHVYGLDNVCANELVEFENGVKGVALNLEESNVGVILLNNVNKVTENMTVKRTGEIASIHVGDGVFGRVINVLGEPIDGRGPIQGELLPMPLERKAPGVIFRQPVKQPLQTGLKAIDSMVPIGRGQRELIIGDRQIGKTAIAIDTIINQRANFDAGRPVYCIYVAIGQKASSVAAIVETLRQHGALDYTVVVAATAADSASMRYYAPFAGVAIGEFIRDTGRDALIVYDDLSKQAVAYREISLILKRPSGREAYPGDIFYLHSRLLERAAKIIDNQQVAENMNDLPESLKGKAKGGGSLTALPIIETQAGDVSAYIPTNVISITDGQIFLETALFNRGIRPAINVGISVSRVGGNAQIKSMKKVAGTLKIDQAQFRELESFTKFGGDIDPVTARVIDKGRKNERLLIQPQYSPMKVEDEVSVIYCGTRGLLENVPLDKVAEFEKNFLQLVNTKYPEVMEAIRAGKLDDDVTSKLSDAAAEISASYK; encoded by the coding sequence ATGATTAACCCAAGCGAGATTTCTCAGGTATTAAAACAGCAGCTGGAGAATATCAACTCCAAAGTTTCCTTCGAGGAGACGGGAGTCGTACTTGAAGTCGGCGACGGCGTAGCTCATGTATATGGCCTTGACAACGTCTGCGCCAACGAGCTTGTCGAATTCGAAAACGGAGTGAAAGGTGTAGCCCTCAACCTTGAGGAGAGTAATGTGGGTGTCATCCTGCTCAACAATGTCAATAAGGTTACCGAGAACATGACTGTCAAGCGTACCGGCGAAATTGCCTCCATCCATGTGGGCGACGGTGTGTTTGGCCGTGTCATCAATGTCCTTGGCGAACCGATTGACGGCCGCGGTCCTATTCAGGGCGAGCTTCTTCCTATGCCTCTCGAACGCAAAGCTCCGGGTGTGATTTTCCGTCAGCCCGTAAAGCAGCCTCTTCAGACAGGTCTAAAGGCTATCGACTCGATGGTCCCCATCGGCCGCGGACAGCGCGAGCTTATCATCGGTGACCGCCAGATCGGCAAGACCGCGATCGCTATCGACACCATCATCAACCAGCGTGCCAACTTTGATGCCGGCAGGCCCGTCTACTGTATATATGTGGCAATCGGCCAGAAGGCTTCGTCGGTCGCAGCTATCGTAGAGACACTCCGTCAGCACGGCGCTCTCGACTACACCGTGGTCGTGGCTGCTACTGCGGCAGATTCGGCCTCTATGCGTTACTACGCTCCATTTGCCGGAGTTGCCATAGGAGAGTTTATCCGCGATACCGGCCGTGACGCCCTCATCGTTTATGACGACCTCTCGAAGCAGGCAGTGGCCTACCGCGAAATCTCCCTCATTCTCAAGCGTCCTTCAGGTCGTGAGGCATATCCGGGCGATATTTTCTATCTCCACAGCCGTCTGCTCGAACGTGCAGCTAAAATCATCGACAACCAGCAGGTGGCCGAGAATATGAACGACCTTCCCGAATCGCTCAAAGGCAAGGCCAAAGGCGGAGGTTCGCTCACTGCACTTCCTATCATCGAGACTCAGGCAGGCGACGTGTCGGCCTATATTCCGACCAACGTGATTTCAATCACCGACGGCCAGATCTTCCTTGAGACAGCGCTCTTCAACCGTGGTATCCGTCCGGCGATCAACGTAGGTATCTCCGTGTCGCGTGTGGGCGGTAACGCTCAGATCAAATCAATGAAGAAGGTGGCAGGTACGTTGAAAATCGATCAGGCCCAGTTCCGCGAGCTTGAATCATTCACCAAGTTCGGTGGCGATATCGACCCCGTGACTGCCCGCGTGATTGACAAGGGACGTAAGAACGAACGCCTTCTCATCCAGCCACAGTATTCTCCGATGAAGGTCGAGGACGAAGTGTCCGTGATCTATTGCGGTACACGCGGTCTTCTCGAAAACGTGCCTCTCGACAAGGTTGCCGAATTCGAGAAAAACTTCCTTCAGCTCGTCAACACCAAGTATCCCGAAGTCATGGAGGCAATCCGTGCCGGTAAGCTTGACGACGACGTGACATCAAAGCTCTCGGATGCTGCCGCTGAAATCTCGGCATCATATAAATAA
- a CDS encoding F0F1 ATP synthase subunit delta: protein MNQGLIPSRYAKALFEYASEKGADARIYELMHTLDSSFVAEPSLRQAVANPFIPAPDKVKLLTSAAGATDKDEVYARYLKLLVENNRLDAARDIALAYMKIYRSEHRIYLVTVTSAAPMGAVEENRLKALIERHLDGGTMEYHHRVDPALIGGFTVTIDNDKLDASVADELKQLRLKLLSN from the coding sequence ATGAACCAAGGTCTCATCCCCAGTCGCTACGCAAAGGCTCTTTTCGAGTATGCCTCCGAAAAGGGCGCGGATGCGCGCATCTATGAGCTGATGCACACGCTTGACAGCTCCTTTGTCGCCGAGCCTTCGCTCCGGCAGGCCGTGGCCAATCCTTTTATCCCCGCGCCCGACAAAGTCAAGCTCCTGACTTCGGCGGCAGGTGCGACAGACAAGGATGAAGTCTATGCCCGCTATCTCAAGCTGCTGGTTGAAAACAACCGCCTTGATGCAGCCCGCGACATAGCCCTCGCCTACATGAAGATATATCGTAGTGAGCATCGCATCTATCTTGTGACCGTCACATCGGCCGCTCCTATGGGTGCTGTTGAGGAGAATCGTCTCAAGGCGCTCATTGAGCGTCATCTTGACGGTGGCACGATGGAATATCACCACCGTGTTGACCCTGCTCTGATCGGAGGCTTCACCGTTACCATCGACAACGACAAGCTCGATGCCTCTGTGGCCGATGAACTCAAGCAATTGCGTCTAAAACTTTTAAGCAACTAA
- the atpF gene encoding F0F1 ATP synthase subunit B, whose translation MELFTPDFGLVFWMFVSFAVLFFILWKWGWPVIMKGVSDRADLIDKGVEYAQNAKQQLDHAREEADKYIADARRQQADMLREADKMKSQIIEEARTAAQSEAKKVMDAAKVSIEQERKQAEQQFRNEVSSFALDIAQKVVRNEMKDEKAQEKLVNSLLDEMEKQN comes from the coding sequence ATGGAACTTTTCACGCCTGATTTCGGTCTGGTATTCTGGATGTTCGTGTCATTCGCCGTCCTCTTCTTCATTCTGTGGAAGTGGGGCTGGCCGGTGATCATGAAAGGAGTGTCTGACCGAGCCGACCTCATCGACAAAGGTGTGGAGTATGCTCAAAATGCCAAACAACAGCTTGACCATGCCCGCGAAGAGGCGGATAAATACATAGCCGACGCGCGTCGCCAGCAGGCCGACATGCTGCGCGAGGCCGACAAGATGAAGTCACAGATCATCGAGGAAGCCCGCACCGCAGCTCAGTCTGAAGCCAAGAAGGTGATGGACGCCGCAAAGGTATCTATCGAACAGGAACGCAAACAGGCCGAACAGCAATTCCGCAACGAGGTCTCTTCTTTCGCCCTCGATATCGCCCAGAAAGTGGTGCGCAACGAGATGAAGGACGAGAAGGCTCAGGAGAAGCTTGTCAACTCCCTGCTCGACGAGATGGAGAAACAGAATTGA
- the atpE gene encoding ATP synthase F0 subunit C, with protein MMLAMILAAIEGTLGIGVCIGAAIAAIGAGIGIGKIGGSAMEAIARQPESAGDIRSNMIVIAALIEGVALFAVIVCILAMFVG; from the coding sequence ATTATGTTAGCAATGATTTTAGCAGCTATCGAAGGAACACTCGGCATCGGCGTATGTATCGGTGCAGCAATCGCAGCAATTGGTGCCGGTATCGGCATCGGTAAAATCGGTGGTTCAGCCATGGAGGCTATCGCCCGTCAGCCTGAGTCGGCCGGCGATATCCGCAGTAACATGATCGTAATCGCCGCCCTTATCGAAGGTGTGGCCCTTTTCGCTGTCATCGTTTGTATCCTCGCAATGTTTGTGGGCTAA